The sequence attttaaaaaattcaaaatataacatatacgaaaaaaataaaattttattatatgattatgattgtgtaatttattttgataatattaaattttttttaaatgataaaagaTATAAACATTGTTaccaaatctttattattcaaaataattattttgtatatcaataattaattttagttaatttaataaaaaaatatattataagtttagatagaccaatttaatttttttgtgattCTAAAAATTATTCTAGTGAACATTTGTATCATAAATAAAACGTTgcaatgtttttcttttaatatataagagatatattgaaatgaaatcttaaaaaaaaaaatatatatatatatatatatatatatatttttttttgaaatgatcTAATTCCATTCCATTAATAACGGTTCCTAAAAAACCTTCCATATATGCTTTTGAGTAGTATTTAATTTATCTTGTTAAAGAAACGTTTATGCAAATCCTGAAGgtacaaaattaaatatcatcatccattaaGGGTACGTGAACGCAGCCAGCAGCTTTGTTACTACAGTAGAtagtaagatttttttattgcTGCTTCTATTACTATTTACTTTCTTCACGATTCACATTCCACCCACTTTGCAAATCGTAGCTTACCAATTGCCTCGACCTAAATCAGAACCGGAAACAATAAACCGAGTCAAATAAAGATTAGCTTTTTTACTAAACCGaaccaagtggttttccaattCCCATAAACCGGGTTATAAGAGCCGATTAGTATATTCTTTACCTTTGCTTTTAAAACGTTAGCTCGATGATACTGCAAGCAAAGGAGGCTTGTGGCTAAAAGCCTTTTCAGAGGCTGGAAGACTCCCAACTAGCATAAACAGCACCTATAATCTTCTCATGCAGAACTTGACCAGAACACGCTATGATTCCTCTGTCAAGACCTTCCAAGTAAACTCCTTTTGAGAAGTCCAAGTTCCTCCCTCCAGCATCAGTCACCACACCACCAGCTTCTTCAACAATCACCACTCCGGCTGCGTGGTCCCATATCTTCTCCTTGTAACTCGACTGCGCAAACTTCATAAACACTTCAGCGTCTCCACACGCAATCGCTGCGTACTTCACCATGCTGTACACTCTCATAGGCTGTTTCCTGAAGAAAGATTGTAGTTAAGAGACGTTTGAATCAAAACATAAGTTTTAGATGGTAACTACCTAACTCCCATGCTGTTGGTAAGTCCTGCAGTGAACAAGTGGTTTGAGTTTGCTCTCTCCACCGGCTCACAAACCGTAGCTAGAACCGGATCATCCACTGATGAAACCTTAAGAAGCGTTGCAGATTCCGGATACCCACCGGGGATCAACGGTTGCATCCAAGCTTGACCACTACCTCGCTTTGCATACATGACACACCCTTTGGTTACTGATCCAGCGGCTCCAGATTGGCTGTTACAACCGTTACTTAAACATTCTTTCTTGACAGGATAGTTAGGACATCCCAACACTCCCAACAGAACTTTACCGTTCTCTATCAGAGCCAAAGCAACAGCGTACTGATCACCACGAACGAATCCTAACGTCCCATCGACAGGATCAAGAACCCAGTGCCTCCCCTTAGGACCTCCAACGGAACTGCATCGACCAATAGCCTCTAGAATCTCTGTAGTTCCCAAGGGCTTGTCTGGCTTTGGAAGCCCGTACGTGGAAGCTTCAGACAAAGCTTCATTGACAGCGCTCGAGACGGCTCCCAAGAGACCTAATGACTCGGCCTTGGAGAGAGACTCGGTGTCCTCTTCAGCAACAATAGAAAGGTTTTGACCGCCAAAAACTTGGGCTAAAACCCAGCTCACAATAGCTTGAACACCCCAATCTGTTAACCAAACACAGCCAAACTCATTTAGTtcaaaaaagaaactaaaaagaaCAATATTTAGTACAATCACAGTCCGTGATGTCTCTCTCTAGTATCAGTTTCATCAATGCAGACTCCTCCACAAAACTTACACATTAAAAAACATACAATCTGGTTAACACACACTTTCTCAAGTACTACACAATTAATACTTAGATTCTtgcaacaaaaatatatacattttcaCTATTACAACACTATTAAACTACTAATACAATATACAAACAATCTTTTCTTCAATctaattacattttaaaaagaaaactgtACAAAAGTAAAATAAACTAGCATTAGTACACAACATAAAGTGTggattttttttgaacattatgtTTCATGTTACAAAGGACACAACAAGTAACTATGGTTTGTGTTTCATGTTCAATGAACACAGGACACAACAAGTAACTATGGTTATTGTTTTGTGTTTAATGAACAAAGGACACAAGTCACACAACAGGTAACTATAGTTATGTATTTAGTTCAATTCAGTGACAAGGATTTGTAAACATTTGACAGAATAAACCCAGAAGAACCCAAAAGGGATCTCGAATTGCAATAAACCACAATTAGATCGAACGTCTAATCCCAAAAAAACCCATCAGGAAGAGGGAGAGAAAAATGAACCTGCGACGGTGACAGGGGAATCATCATCCTTGGACTTAACGTGACCGTTGGTCGAGGAAGGAAGACGAAGCTTGTCCTGAACTTTAACACACAGAGAAGAAGCGAGGTGCACTACACGCACCGCCGTGTCCATCTCCGTCGCCAAGAATTCCTCTGCCATCGCCGGCGAAATCTTTTTGATGGAGGAAAAGTGCAAAGGGACAGAGAAGGAGAGGAGGGGGAGGAGATATGAAAAGCTCCACACTTTTTCTCTCCACTGACTCTTCTCTACCTTTTTCgcttaaaatgatttttttgtttttcaattttatacTTTTTCTGGCTCTTAATAAAATTACTTTTTAAAGAAAATCTTCTCTTCGGCacgttttaaataaaaataatactattttaCCTCTTCCAGGATTAAAACACATCAATACACTCTTTtttatgaaaaagaaaatttcataTGTTGAACAGTAAAagataatagaaaaaaatagagcgtctaagaacatctccaatgtacatctctatatttttttctaaaatagaagtCTTTATCGTAGATGTGGATTTGCTTCACTGTATACatttataataaagtttttttattttaaagaaaaatatagagaCATCTTTTTTGTCTATATATTTAAAGatgaaaataacaattttctatattttcttctataaatagaaaaattatattatggATGCACACATTAGAGcaaatacatatttataatatattttttctattttaagggaaaatataaaagtataaatagGGATGGATTGGAAATAGTCGAAGAATTCTATGGAAATCATAACTGGCATCACCAATACACTTTTATATAAGTATTCATAAAGAGTTTGTTGTGACATTATTACCATACAATATTTCTGAATATAATAGGTTTCATTTCTCCAACTATGTAAAACTTTCTAgtttgtatatatgtttttttcttggcaGTGCCCTGCTACTATTTTAAAGATATCTTTTGATGATATAAAATCTCAGACTTTCAAATTTTcctatattttttctttacacTTTTCTAATAAAACTTTAATTATATTCAA comes from Brassica rapa cultivar Chiifu-401-42 chromosome A02, CAAS_Brap_v3.01, whole genome shotgun sequence and encodes:
- the LOC103851965 gene encoding PAP-specific phosphatase HAL2-like, which codes for MAEEFLATEMDTAVRVVHLASSLCVKVQDKLRLPSSTNGHVKSKDDDSPVTVADWGVQAIVSWVLAQVFGGQNLSIVAEEDTESLSKAESLGLLGAVSSAVNEALSEASTYGLPKPDKPLGTTEILEAIGRCSSVGGPKGRHWVLDPVDGTLGFVRGDQYAVALALIENGKVLLGVLGCPNYPVKKECLSNGCNSQSGAAGSVTKGCVMYAKRGSGQAWMQPLIPGGYPESATLLKVSSVDDPVLATVCEPVERANSNHLFTAGLTNSMGVRKQPMRVYSMVKYAAIACGDAEVFMKFAQSSYKEKIWDHAAGVVIVEEAGGVVTDAGGRNLDFSKGVYLEGLDRGIIACSGQVLHEKIIGAVYASWESSSL